Proteins encoded together in one Musa acuminata AAA Group cultivar baxijiao chromosome BXJ3-6, Cavendish_Baxijiao_AAA, whole genome shotgun sequence window:
- the LOC103988431 gene encoding LOB domain-containing protein 12-like, producing MGGNSPCASCKLLRRRCTKDCIFAPFFPSDEPHKFAMVHKVFGASNVSKMLQELPLHQRADAVSSLVYEANARMRDPVYGCVGAISYLQNQVSQLQMQLAVAQAEILCIQMQQEPALPEPQMDADDKSFVVHNELSSMAQFMNHPSTSNVPQEALKREYPWT from the exons ATGGGTGGCAACTCGCCTTGTGCTTCTTGCAAGCTTCTCCGGAGGCGATGCACCAAGGACTGCATCTTTGCTCCTTTCTTCCCTTCCGATGAACCCCACAAATTTGCCATGGTCCACAAGGTGTTTGGCGCAAGCAACGTTAGCAAAATGCTGCag GAGCTTCCGCTACACCAAAGAGCGGACGCAGTGAGCAGCCTCGTCTACGAAGCGAACGCAAGGATGAGGGATCCGGTGTATGGCTGCGTCGGGGCCATCTCCTACCTGCAGAACCAGGTGTCCCAGCTCCAGATGCAACTCGCGGTGGCGCAGGCGGAGATCCTGTGCATTCAGATGCAGCAGGAGCCGGCCTTGCCTGAGCCGCAGATGGACGCCGACGACAAGTCCTTCGTCGTGCACAACGAGCTCAGCAGCATGGCTCAGTTCATGAACCATCCATCTACCAGCAATGTACCCCAGGAGGCTCTCAAGAGAGAGTATCCATGGACATGA